A stretch of Mustela nigripes isolate SB6536 chromosome 6, MUSNIG.SB6536, whole genome shotgun sequence DNA encodes these proteins:
- the LOC132019108 gene encoding TBC1 domain family member 22A-like: protein MPMAWCARSPADRWTDGRMDEWTDARTDGWTDGRTREELLLFLQNLPTAHWGDEDVSLLLAEAYRLKFAFADAPNHYKK, encoded by the exons ATGCCCATGGCTTGGTGTGCGCGGTCACCAGCTGacagatggacggacggacggatggacgaaTGGACGGATgcacggacggacggatggacggatggacggacgcgTGAG GAGCTGCTGCTCTTCCTTCAGAACCTGCCCACGGCGCACTGGGGCGACGAAGACGTCAGCCTGCTGTTGGCCGAGGCCTACCGTCTGAAGTTTGCCTTTGCGGATGCCCCCAATCACTACAAGAAGTGA